A single Acropora palmata chromosome 5, jaAcrPala1.3, whole genome shotgun sequence DNA region contains:
- the LOC141882632 gene encoding uncharacterized protein LOC141882632: protein MGKHNKDKRKEYLKRRKRKLKDKRTKMQYTEESDCTEEDQSSCSSLPEENNSVHYREESDCTEEDQTSCGSVSEKNNSSVEDNGSDSGDSFMNRCLDLNDPKVIKMFAQPKPSEDPLYVSFYRYQRNKRKLLKLLRNPLQYA from the coding sequence ATGGGGAAGCAtaacaaagataaaagaaaggaatatCTGAAAAGGCggaaaaggaaattgaaagaTAAGAGGACCAAGATGCAGTACACGGAGGAAAGTGATTGCACTGAGGAGGATCAGAGTTCATGTAGTTCTCTCCCAGAGGAGAACAACTCTGTGCATTACAGGGAGGAAAGTGATTGCACTGAGGAGGATCAGACTTCATGTGGTTCAGTCTCAGAGAAGAACAACTCTAGTGTTGAGGACAACGGTAGTGACAGTGGTGACTCCTTCATGAATCGTTGCCTGGATCTCAATGATCCTAAAGTGATTAAAATGTTTGCCCAACCAAAACCAAGTGAGGATCCCCTTTATGTTTCATTTTACCGCTACCAGAGAAACAAGAGGAAGCTGTTGAAACTGCTGAGAAATCCTCTTCAGTATGCATAA